The following are encoded in a window of Streptomyces sp. Go-475 genomic DNA:
- a CDS encoding cystathionine beta-synthase, giving the protein MQFHDSMISLVGNTPLVRLNSVTKGIRATVLAKVEYFNPGGSVKDRIALRMIEAAEESGALKPGGTIVEPTSGNTGVGLAIVAQQKGYKCIFVCPDKVSTDKINVLRAYGAEVVVCPTAVDPEHPDSYYNVSDRLVRETPGAWKPDQYSNPNNPLSHYHSTGPELWEQTEGKITHFVAGVGTGGTISGTGRYLKEISDGKVKVIGADPEGSVYSGGSGRPYLVEGVGEDFWPTAYDRTVADEIVAVSDKDSFQMTRRLAKEEGLLVGGSCGMAVVAALEVAARLGEDDVVVVLLPDSGRGYLSKIFNDEWMADYGFLEDAGPSARVGDVLADKEGDRMPSLVHMHPEETVGQAIDVLREYGVSQMPVVKPGAGHPDVMAAEVVGSVVERELLDALFSKSASLDDPLEKHMSAPLPQVGSGEPVADLMAVLGKADAAIVLVEGKPTGVVSRQDLLSFLARTGK; this is encoded by the coding sequence GTGCAGTTCCACGACTCGATGATCAGCCTCGTCGGCAACACCCCGCTGGTGAGGCTCAACAGCGTGACCAAGGGCATCAGGGCGACCGTCCTGGCCAAGGTGGAGTACTTCAACCCCGGCGGTTCCGTGAAGGACCGCATCGCCCTGCGCATGATCGAGGCGGCGGAGGAGAGCGGCGCCCTCAAGCCCGGCGGCACGATCGTCGAGCCGACCAGCGGCAACACCGGTGTCGGGCTCGCCATCGTGGCGCAGCAGAAGGGGTACAAGTGCATCTTCGTGTGCCCCGACAAGGTGAGCACCGACAAGATCAACGTGTTGCGCGCGTACGGCGCCGAGGTCGTCGTGTGCCCGACCGCCGTGGACCCCGAGCACCCGGACTCGTACTACAACGTCTCCGACCGGCTCGTGCGCGAGACGCCCGGCGCCTGGAAGCCGGACCAGTACTCCAACCCCAACAACCCGCTCTCCCACTACCACTCCACCGGCCCCGAGCTGTGGGAGCAGACGGAGGGGAAGATCACCCACTTCGTGGCGGGCGTGGGCACGGGCGGCACCATCTCCGGGACCGGGCGCTACCTGAAGGAGATCAGCGACGGCAAGGTGAAGGTCATCGGCGCCGACCCCGAGGGCTCCGTGTACTCCGGCGGCTCCGGCCGGCCGTACCTGGTCGAGGGCGTCGGTGAGGACTTCTGGCCCACCGCCTACGACCGGACCGTCGCGGACGAGATCGTCGCCGTGTCCGACAAGGACTCCTTCCAGATGACCCGCCGCCTCGCCAAGGAGGAGGGCCTGCTGGTCGGCGGCTCCTGCGGCATGGCGGTCGTGGCCGCGCTGGAGGTCGCCGCGCGGCTCGGCGAGGACGACGTCGTGGTGGTCCTGCTGCCGGACAGCGGCCGCGGCTACCTCAGCAAGATCTTCAACGACGAGTGGATGGCCGACTACGGCTTCCTGGAGGACGCCGGCCCGAGCGCCCGCGTCGGCGACGTCCTCGCCGACAAGGAGGGCGACCGCATGCCCTCCCTCGTCCACATGCACCCCGAGGAGACGGTCGGTCAGGCCATCGACGTGCTGCGCGAGTACGGCGTCTCGCAGATGCCGGTCGTCAAGCCGGGCGCGGGCCACCCCGACGTGATGGCCGCCGAGGTCGTCGGCTCGGTCGTGGAACGCGAGCTGCTGGACGCGCTGTTCAGCAAGAGCGCCTCGCTCGACGACCCGCTGGAGAAGCACATGTCCGCCCCGCTGCCCCAGGTCGGCTCCGGTGAGCCGGTCGCGGACCTGATGGCCGTGCTGGGCAAGGCGGACGCGGCGATCGTCCTCGTCGAGGGCAAGCCGACCGGTGTGGTCAGCCGGCAGGACCTGCTGTCCTTCCTCGCCCGGACGGGGAAGTGA
- a CDS encoding helix-turn-helix transcriptional regulator, whose protein sequence is MDGELGDFLRSRRARIQPEEVGLASYGRRRVPGLRREEVAQLAGVSVDYYIRLEQGRGSGGASRTKSGGVSDAVLDAIARVLRLDEAEHAYLRAVARPRRRSEGGPAASGESATRQAASASRVRPGVQLILDGLDRNPAYVLDHRMDVLAWNALGDAVVGFGDKTPADRNMPRRVFLDPTARDLYPDWAAIAAQTVAHLRLKAGHHPDDAAMGRLVGELSAASEDFRRLWADHLVKPCDHGVKQIRHPVAGLLTLPYETLTIPAAPDQTIVAYTPEPGSETAERLALLGSWVTSRAG, encoded by the coding sequence ATGGACGGAGAACTGGGAGACTTCCTGCGCTCGCGCCGCGCCCGTATCCAGCCCGAGGAGGTGGGGCTGGCCTCGTACGGCCGCCGCCGGGTCCCGGGTCTGCGTCGTGAGGAGGTGGCGCAGCTGGCCGGGGTGAGCGTCGACTACTACATCCGCCTCGAGCAGGGCAGGGGCTCTGGGGGTGCCTCCCGCACCAAGTCCGGGGGAGTGTCGGACGCCGTGCTGGACGCCATCGCGCGGGTGCTGCGGCTGGACGAGGCGGAGCACGCGTACCTGCGGGCGGTCGCCCGGCCCCGTAGGCGGTCCGAGGGCGGTCCGGCCGCGTCCGGGGAGTCCGCGACCCGGCAGGCCGCGTCGGCGTCCCGGGTGCGCCCGGGGGTCCAGCTGATCCTCGACGGCTTGGACCGCAACCCGGCGTACGTGCTGGACCACCGCATGGACGTCCTCGCCTGGAACGCCCTCGGTGACGCCGTGGTCGGTTTCGGCGACAAGACCCCCGCCGACCGGAACATGCCCCGCCGGGTCTTCCTCGACCCCACCGCCCGCGACCTCTACCCGGACTGGGCGGCGATCGCCGCCCAGACGGTCGCCCACCTGCGGCTGAAAGCGGGGCACCACCCGGACGACGCCGCGATGGGCCGGCTCGTCGGTGAACTCTCCGCCGCCAGCGAAGACTTCCGCCGCCTGTGGGCCGACCACCTGGTCAAGCCCTGCGACCACGGGGTGAAGCAGATCCGTCATCCGGTCGCGGGCCTGCTGACCCTCCCCTACGAGACCCTCACGATCCCGGCCGCCCCGGACCAGACGATCGTGGCGTACACGCCCGAGCCGGGCTCGGAGACGGCGGAGCGGCTCGCGCTGCTGGGGAGTTGGGTGACGAGCCGGGCCGGGTGA
- a CDS encoding MurR/RpiR family transcriptional regulator, protein MSATDSPAARLQALFEGHRLTPTQRRIAHSMVRRAADVPFLSSVELAELAGVSQPSVTRFAVALGFDGYPALRRHLREVAPAEPAAEAGSANEYQQAVEAEIENLRHLAEALADPGPVRRAGRLLAASRPLPVLGLRAAAAQAHGFAYFAAKVHPDVRLLNEGGTMLHDRIDAAARAGATALLCFALPRHPREVVDALAYAREAGLTVVTVADSAFAPVAKVSDLLLPAAVGTGLAFDTACAPMLLGRVLLEAMCDDLPEAQSRLEEFDTKAAARGLFVD, encoded by the coding sequence ATGAGCGCGACCGACAGCCCTGCCGCGCGGCTGCAGGCGCTCTTCGAGGGCCACCGGCTGACGCCGACCCAGCGGCGCATCGCGCACAGCATGGTGCGCCGCGCCGCCGACGTGCCGTTCCTGTCGAGCGTGGAGCTCGCCGAGCTGGCCGGGGTCAGCCAGCCCTCCGTGACCCGCTTCGCCGTGGCCCTCGGCTTCGACGGCTACCCGGCCCTGCGGCGCCATCTGCGCGAGGTCGCCCCGGCCGAACCCGCGGCGGAGGCGGGGTCCGCCAACGAGTACCAGCAGGCCGTCGAGGCCGAGATCGAGAACCTGCGGCACCTCGCGGAGGCGCTGGCCGACCCCGGCCCCGTGCGGCGGGCCGGGCGCCTCCTCGCGGCCTCCCGCCCGCTCCCCGTCCTCGGGCTGCGGGCGGCGGCCGCCCAGGCGCACGGCTTCGCCTACTTCGCCGCCAAGGTCCACCCCGACGTGCGGCTCCTCAACGAGGGCGGCACGATGCTCCACGACCGCATCGACGCCGCCGCCCGGGCCGGCGCGACCGCACTGCTCTGCTTCGCGCTGCCCCGGCACCCCCGCGAGGTCGTCGACGCCCTCGCCTACGCCAGGGAGGCCGGGCTGACCGTCGTCACGGTCGCCGACTCCGCGTTCGCGCCCGTCGCCAAGGTGTCCGACCTGCTGCTGCCCGCCGCCGTCGGCACCGGCCTCGCCTTCGACACGGCCTGCGCCCCGATGCTGCTCGGTCGGGTCCTGCTGGAGGCGATGTGCGACGACCTGCCCGAGGCGCAGTCCCGCCTGGAGGAGTTCGACACGAAGGCGGCGGCGCGGGGTCTTTTCGTCGACTGA
- a CDS encoding diaminopimelate decarboxylase gives MGAHIDTEDPYGTDGSGAGAGRAARRDEAVRAAVEQGLLGPDSPIVGLLDVTGIRESAAELRAAFDAVVAPGTPVLHAFAVKATPLVPVLRLLREEGVGAEVASPGELALARAAGLPPAMTVLDSPAKTPAELREALALGIAVNADNPQELARIDALLRSRTSRSPLGIRVNPQVGGGSIEALSTATATSKFGVALRDEGAREWVVQAYLDRPWLTRLHAHTGSQGIPLSLMVRGVAETYELAEEINRRAGRQQVDTLDIGGGLPVNFASDATTPTYGQYARMLAEAVPGLFDGRYGLVTEFGRSLLAKHGTVVARVEYAKASGGRAVAVTHAGVQVAARTVYAPGSWPLRIAAYDAKGRVKDGPVVVQDVAGPACFAGDLLAEGRSMPLLEQGDYAAALDTGAYYFAHHYAYNSLVRPAVYGFWPGGRFAVVRRAQTVEEVVAESGGAQVDALT, from the coding sequence ATGGGCGCACACATCGACACGGAAGATCCTTACGGCACGGACGGCTCCGGAGCCGGGGCCGGGCGGGCGGCCCGGAGGGACGAGGCGGTGCGGGCGGCGGTGGAGCAGGGCCTGCTGGGGCCCGACAGCCCCATCGTCGGGCTGCTGGACGTCACCGGCATCCGGGAGTCGGCGGCGGAGCTGCGGGCGGCGTTCGACGCGGTGGTGGCGCCGGGCACGCCCGTGCTGCACGCCTTCGCGGTGAAGGCGACCCCGCTGGTGCCGGTGCTGCGGCTGCTGCGTGAGGAGGGCGTCGGCGCGGAGGTGGCGAGCCCGGGGGAACTGGCGCTGGCCCGGGCGGCCGGGTTGCCGCCGGCCATGACGGTGCTCGACTCGCCCGCGAAGACGCCGGCCGAGCTGCGGGAGGCGCTGGCCCTGGGCATCGCCGTCAACGCGGACAACCCGCAGGAGCTGGCGCGCATCGACGCGCTGCTGCGGTCGCGGACCAGCCGCTCACCTCTGGGGATCCGGGTGAACCCGCAGGTCGGCGGCGGTTCCATCGAGGCGTTGTCGACGGCGACGGCCACCTCGAAGTTCGGGGTGGCGCTGCGTGACGAGGGGGCCCGGGAGTGGGTCGTGCAGGCGTATCTGGACCGGCCGTGGCTGACCCGGCTGCACGCGCACACGGGCTCCCAGGGGATCCCGCTGTCGCTGATGGTGCGGGGCGTGGCGGAGACGTACGAACTCGCGGAGGAGATCAACCGGCGGGCCGGGCGGCAGCAGGTCGACACGCTCGACATCGGCGGCGGGCTGCCCGTGAACTTCGCGTCGGACGCGACGACGCCGACGTACGGGCAGTACGCGCGGATGCTGGCCGAGGCGGTGCCCGGGCTGTTCGACGGGCGGTACGGGCTGGTCACCGAGTTCGGGCGGTCACTGCTGGCCAAGCACGGGACGGTGGTGGCGCGGGTCGAGTACGCGAAGGCCTCCGGCGGGCGGGCGGTCGCGGTGACGCACGCCGGGGTGCAGGTGGCCGCGCGGACGGTGTACGCGCCGGGGAGCTGGCCGTTGCGGATCGCGGCGTACGACGCGAAGGGCCGGGTGAAGGACGGGCCCGTCGTGGTGCAGGACGTGGCCGGGCCGGCGTGCTTCGCCGGGGACCTGCTGGCGGAGGGGCGGTCGATGCCGCTGCTGGAGCAGGGGGACTACGCGGCGGCCCTGGACACGGGGGCGTACTACTTCGCGCATCACTACGCGTACAACTCGCTGGTGCGGCCCGCGGTGTACGGGTTCTGGCCCGGGGGGCGGTTCGCCGTGGTCCGGCGCGCGCAGACCGTGGAGGAGGTCGTCGCCGAGTCCGGTGGGGCGCAGGTGGATGCGCTGACGTAG
- a CDS encoding SDR family oxidoreductase: MPYENLAGRTAVVTGAASGIGEAVAVLLAAQGARVALLARRAERLAAIAGKIRADGGQALAVVADVTDETSVADAADRIHAEYGPVDLVVNSAGVMLPHPVDARRADEWQRMLDTNVTGVLRMIGAFTTDLVGAAQDGRSADIVNISSIAAHVSFPNYAVYGASKAAVTHLSESLRGEFGTRDVRVTNIEPGFVESELRTHIADAELSRQVEGMLDEVGALSAEEVADLVAYVTSRPRRVNLRQIVALPTRQV; encoded by the coding sequence ATGCCGTACGAGAACCTGGCCGGCCGTACCGCCGTCGTCACCGGAGCCGCGAGCGGCATCGGCGAGGCCGTCGCCGTGCTGCTGGCCGCCCAGGGGGCGCGGGTCGCGCTGCTGGCCCGGCGCGCGGAACGGCTCGCGGCGATCGCCGGGAAGATCCGCGCCGACGGCGGGCAGGCCCTGGCCGTCGTCGCGGACGTCACCGACGAGACGTCCGTGGCCGACGCCGCCGACCGGATCCACGCCGAGTACGGGCCCGTCGACCTGGTCGTCAACTCCGCCGGCGTCATGCTGCCGCACCCCGTCGACGCCCGGCGCGCCGACGAGTGGCAGCGGATGCTCGACACCAACGTCACCGGTGTGCTGCGGATGATCGGCGCCTTCACCACCGACCTGGTGGGCGCCGCCCAGGACGGCCGCAGCGCCGACATCGTGAACATCTCGTCCATCGCCGCGCACGTCAGCTTCCCGAACTACGCGGTGTACGGCGCGAGCAAGGCGGCCGTCACCCATCTGTCGGAGTCCCTGCGCGGCGAGTTCGGGACGCGGGACGTCCGGGTCACCAACATCGAGCCCGGGTTCGTCGAGAGCGAGCTGCGCACGCACATCGCCGACGCGGAACTCTCCCGGCAGGTGGAGGGCATGCTGGACGAGGTGGGTGCGCTGTCCGCCGAGGAGGTCGCCGACCTCGTGGCCTATGTGACGAGCCGCCCGCGCCGGGTCAACCTGCGGCAGATCGTCGCGCTGCCGACCCGGCAGGTCTGA